AACACCGTCGCAGATACGCTAGACACTGCAGCACCGAGcaatgaaagagagagattGCGAGGAACTTTCGCGGTTCGGTCGGTGGGAAATTTCGTCGGACgaaaaaacgagagaaaacgaTGCTGTGAGAAGAGCGTATCTGGAATTTATGTCGTCATACATGCCACGAGATTTATCgcgaaaggaaaaacaaagTTGTCGCGTATAAATTAGACAGAGTCGAAACTATCTCTCGAACATTTCGCGTTGCCAAAAATTGTCGTGGAGAAGTACCTCGCTTTTAAAGCGACATTTTCCTTGTTCCATGGAATCGTTCGATTGCCTTAACGTATTAAGGGGATCGGGTCTAACGAGCGTTCCGAGAGAAACCTGGCAGGAACGATCGTTTCTAAACAGGTCGCGTTTTTCGTTTCCAGTTGATTTTCAGTGGCGAGTACACGAAGGCGATGAACAAGGACTGGCACAGCGGCCATTTCTGTTGCTGGCAGTGTGACGAATCTTTGACCGGGCAGCGTTACGTGCTCAGGGATGAGCACCCTTACTGCATCAAATGCTACGAGAGCGTTTTCGCTAATGGCTGCGAGGAGTGCAACAAAATCATCGGTATCGACTCCAAGGTACGTATATCGCGGTCCCATTCCCGATATCTCGCGATCTTATTTTCCCAACGATAAACGCGTTGACTCACCGACCTCGATCGCCCAAACGCTCGATTTTTCTCTCGATACGTGGTGTCGCGAACACGCGCCCGATGGAAACGAAGATATTTCACGAAACGACAACGATACGTGGGTTTGGATACGATCCAACCGGGCGGAAAACCAAAGTTTTCCCCTAAATTTAGATTCGCGGCACACGGcactcgtcgatcgatcgttccacCCTTTCCACGCGTGAAAAAAATCGAAAGACCTTCGCCGTATCGAAGAATTCCGTGGTTCGAAGTAAAGCCGATCGGACGTCGCGAAAAAAATCGGTAATTATCGGTTCGTGTATGATCACAAGACGAGGTGGCAATATACGAACGAGCATGGGCGTTGATTTACTCATTCCTAGAAATAGAAACGATGATGCAGGTGCCTGCTTATTTCCGTTTCTCGCTGGTTCGTCGTTGTTATTCCTCCTACTTGGCCAGCCAAATCAGAAGAAGCGTACCACGAACAGCGTTATTTCGCCGGCCGGTTTTCGTGACAAATCGACATCACGCGAGATGTTTGCCAACTCGAGAGAAAATTATCTTCTCACATAGCGAACCAAACACCCAAGGATCCGCGTACCTTTTCCTCGCCGGAATGACACACTGCTCTAGTAGCATTGCTTAAAGGTCGACAAGTTCGCGATTGTAATCGATCCCGGAATGGAAACCCGCGTTTCATTTCGATACAAACGCGTTTCTCTCTCTAAATTCGATGATTTGTATCCGCATGTTGGTCGTCGGAACGATAGAACGTCCGTCGTAGCGTTCTATCGTTTTGCATAAAATCAGTCACACGGGTTACGTTGGTCGGATTTGACACGAACGTTGTTGCATTTTCTGTTTTCCTTAAAAACTGGGCACACGAATTAATATCCGTTATGTGCAAACACGATCTATAAAAATTGGCATAAATCCGGTGGTACCcaaacagaaaatttgttttgtcTTCTCGGTTCTTTTAATTCGTCAAACGGCGACCGCGACATGCGAAGATAATCAAAAAATCTCTTTTCGTCGGTTCGAAATGCATCGTAGATCGTGTAAAATGCATCTTTTAGTAATCTCGAATTCATCGTGAGTTTTGGCTACGTATGGATACTAGATACGCGTAGTGATATGAGAAAATTACGGAGATCAAAACCAACGCTCGTGTGACTGTAGCTACAACTTCCGTCACAACGGACGTCATCGTCACGACGCTTGTGTAACTCGAGCCTAAAAGGCAAGACGACTGACTGACAACGAATCTATTTGCTTAAGGCGACGCTGGATCTAAAGTGAGTTCCTTATAGTCGCAAAGGCCGTCCCGTCAAACATAATCGATGTTTTCCTCTGCTCGTCCAGCGTGTAATTCGCGAGATCCTGTTTTTCGTTTCGCATTCGCGTATTTTCATTTCGCAACCTGTCCGTCGCTTGTCCGTTACACGAAACGAAAACGATTATCACCTCCGTAAGGCGAGAGCGAGCAAACGATAATTGGCGACGAATCGTTTGCAGGATTTGTCGTACAAGGATAAGCACTGGCACGAGGCCTGCTTCCTCTGCAACAGGTGCAGAGTGTCCTTGGTGGACAAACAGTTCGGTAGCAAGGTGGACAAGATCTACTGCGGCAACTGCTACGACGCCCAATTCGCCAGCCGTTGCGATGGATGCGGCGAAATCTTCCGTGCTGGTACGTAATTCGAAACCAATTTCTTCGATCGCAGAAATAGCAGAACGCTTCTTTTACGCGTATCCTGTCGAGTGCTTGAATTCGAAGGAACGCTGTTCGAACAGCGATAAAAATACGACCGCCGTCGTAACCCGAAATAACAAATTCGTTCACCACCGGCCGACTATAGGAGGCCCGGTCtagacgatcgatcgaaccaCCTGTTTTCCAGCAGCGATGACCCCCGAGGAATGACTCACGGTCCCGAGTGCGACACACGGGCAGTATAGATCTCGCATTCGGCGTTTCTTATTAAGGCAATCGAGTCAAGGTTCGAAACAATTATCGCGATCCTTTTCAAAGGGAAAGGAAATGCTTAAACCTCTGTGACCACTGATTCTCCAGCGCGTGTTCAGATGGTTCGTTGGATTTCCCCAAAAATTTCGCTTCCTATCGAATCTTATTTTAAACGACAAACCTGGTCGTATTTCTGGACCCGGCAGACATCGATTTTTGATTGcattttagaagaaatttgCCGAACGAAATTTGCGTTGTACGGTTTCTCTGGCGGATTTCGAGCCGAGCGAATCGAGAAGCGGGAAAGTGGGTCGAAAAAGGTTGTCGAGCAATTATGCGCGCGACCTTTTTCGACAAGCGCGGAACGCAATCTCCAAACGACTTATCGCTTTGTCGCCTCGCAACCTTCGGCGATCGCAGACGGCGTGGTGGAGCGCACCGCGACCTATATATCGCGTGATTCACGCGTGCCTCGGCGACCATGCTTCAGGCCACTACACAGGTAATTGGGACGACAACGTGAGAGCCTCTGTTAACGAGCCGCTGATTCCTCGAGAATCGTAGACCTCGGAAGAGCCCCGGCGATTAAACGTTAGTTCCCCTTGTTTCTTTTGGGAAAAGGTAGCTCTTCGGTCGAGGGCAGCTACTTCCGCTGAAAGATTACGGGTTGGTAATTCGGTCAAGTACGCCACAAGATGAACGAAACACCGTGTAAGTAAAACCGTATGGCAACGAAATTCGGAGAATACGAATTAAGCTTCGAATACGTTTAAACGAAACTGTCGAGGAGAAAGCTAAGAGCTTAGGATGGATGATCGATTTGGCGAACGAGGTTCGTGCCTCTGATGGACTGGTTTCGACTTACGTGACGCGCGTGGGAGTCTCGTTAAATCTTAAGAGAGGCACAGATAGTTACGGGATCGGTGAGGAATCGTTTGCGAAAATGACTCGGTACCACCGCGTGTCCGTATACGGCTCGACCTTTCGAACCGCGCGTATCGGATCGCGATATCTAGCGCGGTGCATCGCGAATGAACttcgtgaaaaagaaatgcgCCGCATTCGAGCGATCTGGTTTCCCGCAGAGAAGTTCGctctttgcaaatttttagCATAGGATTTCTTTAACGAGTAATTGAGTTTTACAACGCAGTCTCGAGATATCGACGATGAAGATACCGCTATTTATTCAACCATTAAGGGAAACGAGAGATTACAGGACAGAAGAATCAATAACTTGATCGAACGAGTACGACTAACTAAAGGTTAAACTAGCCCGACGATCGTGAATTGAGCGCATTCTGTTGCCGTTTGACGTCGCTTATCAGGGAACGTGTTAATCGACTCAATTCTTTCGATGAATCACGGCCGATTAGTTCATTCTTCAGGCAAAATACTTTGTCACTCGTTTCTTTGGCTATTGCGCCGCAGGAACAATAATCTGGTCGtcggaaaaagaagaagtttAAGAGTTCCGTGCCACTAATTGCCCGTGCGCTAATCACCACGGTACTCGGTGGCGTAATCGTGCAGAGAAAATCGTTCGTCTACGACGAGAAATCCTTCCCCTTTGTGAACGTCGTGACAAACGAGATGTAAAACCGATGACTACCGCAGCTAAAGCGATCGGCGCGCCTGTTAACTTCGAGGTTAATGCATATCATTTAAGCCGAAAGAAGCAGACTGCATTTATAGAAGCAACCATCAATGTCACGACGTCtaaacgatcgaaataaacgtgccgtcgttcgatcgattaatGCACGCGTCAATTACAATTCCTCGCTTCTGCATCTGTGACGATGCTAGACGTACTCGGCAGAGGAGATGGTCGGATGAATCTCGAAAGAGACGAAAAGGAGCCGGTTCGACGAACGAGGCCGGGCCTGGGCTGGAGCGAACGCGCTgcgtaaatatataaatattcgcggACGCGCTCCAGGATGGCGGAGAGTGGGTCTGGTGGAGCGGAAAGGCGAACTTATCAGCGGAGTAGAAGACACGTTGCGCGTGCTCGCGGTGTGCACGGTGAGTCCAGCGAGGGGGCTCGCTTCGGTTGCTTCAGTGGCTCGCAAGACTCCGGGCCAATCGCACGATCGGCCGATTTCTTCTCCTTAGCTTCTACTCTCCGTAGACGCTGTATTTGCGTCGTGTTTGAATCGTGTTCGCGCGTCAATCCGGCTCTCTTCCGATTCCCGTAGGTTAGCCCTTGATCTTCTCGCTTCTCGATCGGTCCTTGACACGCGTTGCTTGGCAAAATTGATAGTAGAGGcatcgtattttattctttggacGCTTTTACTTTGGTTAACGACGGTGTAAACACGTCTCGCAACACGTCTGGTCTTGGACAAATGTCAGATATCTTGCTCGAATGCTTTTACTTCGAACGACACCGGTATAAAAATACTTGGCACTTGCGATCGTCTCGTTGACTTTTACAACTTTCTCGATAGTAGAAACAacgattcttttattctttacgATAACGATACGCGTTCTATGTCTGACAGTTTTACAGCTTGTTTAGTGCAAACTCCTTTAGTATCGCGCGATCGAGGGCGAGAAAACTAAGGGTCGGTGTTTTATATCCTATCGCGATATCGAAATTTCAGTGAACGTTTTGTCGTGGAAGTTAAGAGACTTGTGAGAAAAacaaaacgaagagaaagatggCCACAGACACGTTGAGCGAACGGCTATCCACTAAGCTTCACCTGCAAACGAAGAAGGTGGGCGAGGACAGGATAAGAAGGGCAAAAGAAAAGGACGAGGATATCGCGATATTCAGCATGTTTTCATTGGAGGGTGACCCTAAGTTCAGATGCTGTCTCGGCAAAGACTGTCTGCTGGGAGATCCGAAAAAGGCAGATCCAGGTGACGAAAATGATAAACGAcgttctttcttattttttattcatcttTTGTTTAAAAACTCGCACGAAAACAAAACGTTCTGGGAAGTATCGTGTCCGACATTCCGGATCGATCTTGGAGGACGTTGCAAAACCACGCGATGCACGCGGGGGCGACGAATAAGGTTCCGTTCTCAAGTTTTCCTAAGGTCGACATCGGCACGTCGATCGTGGGTCGATGTCGCGCAACCGGCCCGCGATAAACTATCCGATCGAACGGACAGTCGGCGAATCGTGCAACAGAGAAAGGAAAACGgaatgagagagagaaagaaaaataggcTCCGAGGAAAAGAGGGAATTCGAAGGGAACCGTGACCTTATGTGGAAACACGAGCACGGCCACACAGTTCGATTGTCCGTGGTTACATTTGCTTAGTGAATCAGGTTAATTGACCGTGACTCGATCAACCATACGGTTCTTAATAAGAAATCCTAAATAACGTCGAGAGTATATAACGAAACGTCTAACTAAATCTAGCGGGAAAGATGGAAACGTGTTTGCGAAGCGCGTGTTTAGAGAAGAGATAATCACCCAGAGACGCGGTAGGGAACCAAACAGACGGGTTTCTATGCTAATCGTACACTCAAGCTTTATGATTAATATAGCTATACGATCGTGATCGACTGTGTCGTGGGATTAATAAAGCGTTCGATACTTCCGACTGCGGTCGCGACACGTGTGTCACTTAATGAacgtttcaacattttctggaaaattcgtttttctcttctaGTTGATTTTAACTTTAACGTTCAACAGAAGCTATTTTATTTGAAGGACGATACTGGTGTTTGGTTTGTTTGCGGATAATTCATAATGCAAATCCGTCTAACGAAGCCTAGCATCGTCGCGTAATGCATGCGGCAAAATTTGTCGTTGGTCAATTGCAAAACAGCTTGGAGTTCGTTGCGATTAAATAATGATGTCATCCGTCGTTTATTCGAATGTTCGCGAACTctggcaaaaaaaaaaaagatcctCGTGAAACGCGACTTTTCCACGGTTCGTTCTTCCTGCGTGGATCGATCGAAACGCTAACAACAAATAGATCAGGCGGGCAACCGCGATCGATAGATACGAGCAGAATGAGccaatcaattaaaaaattgtgcaTGCAGATAAGAAATCCTATTAATACAACTGATGTAATTTGTTGCCAGATTGTCATTCACGCTTGTTGTTAGATGCATCAATATCTATCGAGGtaaatttcttactttcttaTCACGGCGCAATCTACCTTGGCCGCTATCAACTATGTATTTAACGCCTCGTAAATCCCCGATAGAGTAAGGAAAAGAACGATTTCGAGTTTGCTCGCGAGAAAGGAGACGTGGGAAAACAATCGCGGCAAGATTGATCGTTCGAGGCTTGTCGTAGGCACGACACGGCGAAGAGTAAAGTTTTATGTAACGTTTCAAGTCCGTTGTGCAACGGCGAATGATTTAAAAACGGGCCGGATGCGGCCACCGTGTTCTATATTTTCCTCTTGCACAATAACTAATAACGCTTTATGAAGGGACGCGTCGTGAAGTCTGAGCCGCGTCGAATTTCACGTGTTCACTTCACCAAATTCTCGTGGCTGTTAGTCCCGGAGCGCTCGCGTAGATCTGGAAAGTCCGAGGCCCGGTGTTCTCCTCGTCggtgaatttatatttagacTTGACGTGGCCGAGAATCGCCGCTTTCAACGGATTACCAGAACCTCGTCGATTCGAGATCTCGTAAAATCCGGAACGACCGCGTTAACGATCTTCGATTTCAAGATTCTGTAATCTTCGACCTGCGGTTAGCGGATCGACGCTTAGCTGTTTCCAGAAATACTCGAATCACACGAGGTTCTCGCGAATCTATTTCGATCCTTCGGTTAAAAGAGCCGATTGCGGACACGATCTCGATGAAAGTTTGGGAAAAACATCGGAAACAGTCAGTTAACGGTACCGCTCCTCCGAATTATTCTAATACGTAAATCGGATGAACGCGCAATTTTTCACAGTCGATCAGACCGATGAAACACAGTGGTAACGAGCGAGCTAAAGCGACATGTATAATGCGATATTACCACATCGCCGGCCTTGGACCATCAGactttatacatatacggAGGTATTGCTCGGACCAAGTGACGTCACAAGCCTTCTCCTGACTCACGGTGGACCAGAGGAATAGCGCATGGAAAGCTGttgcttttttcattttcgaggACCACTGGAATCTAGGCTATCTATATCGGGAGGCAAACGGCCAAAAAATACACGGGCTACAGTCCCTGCTACTCGTTTCTTCCCCAGAACCTTTTGCACAACTCGTAATTAGGACCTTTTGCCGGTCTCTCAACCTATATTTTCGTCGGTTCCCATACACGAGCTCCGTTTGAATACAATAGCGTCTGCGTCGGATGATTAGCTATCTCTTCTACGTCTCGAACGCTATTGTATTCTACgatatcaaaaaaaaaagaaaagaaagaccATTACCAAAACTTGTTCTGCTATTATAGCGTGATCCGACGCTGTACTTCCTTCTGTGCGCAAATTAGGCATACGATCGTCCACGCGTAGATCCAAGATCCcgataaatggaaataaactTGATTCGAACGGGCATTACAAGGGACAGGCTAATTCGCAGTGACAGATTGATCTGAAACTATGGGACCGGTAACGGCGCGCTGTTCATTTATCAACGACCACGCGGTGGATGACAAAGCGTTGATTATATTGACGTTGCTGGCAACAGATGGTCGAGCGGAGCTGGGTATGCCTCGTCGATTCTTTCATCGCTCCACCGCTTTTCCGTAAGCGCAAGAACTGCGAAAAAGTTTCCTAAAATGTGGGCAAATGGATAACATTTAAAGGAATTAAAGCTggtaaaaaagaaggaaacataGTAGGTGTCGAAAGACGTTGAAACCGATGATTCATGAAACTTTGAGGACCACAAATGGTATTATTTAACTGATCACTCGGACCTCTTCTAAGTCCTATTAGATCACCTTTCGGAATAGCGAGTCATCGTTAACTCGGGTTGCCCTTGGTGCGGCgcaaagaaagaggaaggagcTAAGGAGCGAGAGAAATGTCGGAACGCCTACGAGGGAAGATTCCGCGGCGCTCGTAAAAACTCAGACTCGTCGAAGTGTCACGATTGTCACGATTAGTAAACAGCGCTTGATTCTCTGATATCATAGCGAAGGAAGGCGATTGAAAAGTGGACGCGTAACCACTCGTACGATTGTGACGGATCGTGATCATAAACTTCGGTTCTGTGTCCATCGTGACTACGAGAAAGGAAGCGACTCGAAGCTCGCGCGACTTCTCACGTAAACGGAAAGCGAAAGATTGTAAGCGTGGGACTTGATGATCTGCCCAATTATAGAGGACCAGTGATGAGCTCGCTCGCAACCCGGTAATTTTGTCGATCGTGGAATTACACGTTACGATCGGTGTACCAaagcgaaatttattttctccttctccgCTCGTGCCGAAGAAAACAACCACTTGGAATAAATTTGGTCATGAGTATACGAGTCAAGTCCCTAGCGAATTTGTAGGTAAAGGTATCGCAGAAAAGGTAGCTATCAGTTGTAAGTTTCTGTTAGTCGATAGAAATGACCACGATCGAGTGGAATGAGTACAGCGAGCCATCTTATGTAGATTATTAACAGCCATGACTAGAAAGTTCCGTGCATGAAACTTTAAAACCGCATTGCGGGAGATGACACCTATCTACGCCGGCGATCTTCCGGTTTTGCGCGACTTTTTACACCTGTCTCGTTGAACTTTCTAACCTACTTCTTGTACAAACACGACCAATCGTCACGGAAGTCGGTCGAAATAACTTCTCgccaataaaatcaaattccTCTAGGAACGGAAGACGAAATTCGAAACGACCATCGGTTCGAATCGCGTTTCTCTAGCAGATTGCCTTCCCTTTAAGAATGATTCCTTATCGGTGAGCTGTCGGAAAGTCATCTCCCTAGAATTGCACGAGCAAGACGGACATGCGAGCTCGTTGGGCGCCGCACGCGATCGTTCAAACGCAAAATGCACCCTACGCTGCAAACTTTCACCCTTACAGACCGATCGTCTAGACATTGCTACAATATTCCACCTCTTTGACGTtgctttataattatttcgcgAAAACGTGATATTACGCGAGGGTATTTGTTCGTTTGGGGGAAAGAGGTCTTTTTCGAGGTCTGAAGGGTATCTTTCGCATCCTAGGTACCAAGAAGATGGAGTACAAGACCAGGCAGTGGCACGAGAAGTGTTTCTGCTGCGTGGTCTGCAAGAACCCGATCGGTACGAAGAGCTTCATTCCGCGCGAGCAAGAGATCTATTGCGCTGCGTGCTACGAGGACAAGTTCGCCACCCGATGCGTTAAGTGCAACAAGGTAAATCGATGAATTCTCGCGCATTATAAGCAAGAAAATTGTTCGCGTGTTTTAACGAATATCTTTGGTTCAGCAAACGATTATCTCTTCGAAGAATTCTCGTGCCGTTTAACCGTTTGGCGAAGAAAGTTCGTTTGCCGAAGGAGAATGCGTTCTCGTATAGAGAATGGATAGATAAAAGGGATCTTACCGTTCCAGATTATCACCAGTGGCGGCGTAACGTACAAGAACGAACCGTGGCACAGAGATTGCTTCACCTGCAGCAACTGCAACAATTCACTGGCTGGCCAGCGATTTACATCCCGCGACGACAAGCCCTACTGCGCCGATTGCTTTGGAGAACTGTTCGCCAAGAGATGCACCGCCTGCTCCAAACCGATTACTGGTATTtatctctgtttcttcttGCGATAAACTTTATTCCTTGCGATGTTCATTTAACTCTTAGAAGATTTTCTTGCTGAAGAGGCTAAATTTCTGATTCGTTGTCCGTGTATTTCAGGCATTGGCGGAACTCGCTTCATCTCTTTCGAGGACAGGCATTGGCATAACGATTGTTTCATCTGCGCGGGTTGCAAGACCTCGCTGGTCGGTCGTGGATTCATCACCGACGGCGAAGACATTATCTGCCCTGATTGCGCCAAGATGAAGTTGATGTAGAGGGGTAGTGAAACATCGAGcgaagaagaacgaacgaGAAGTAGGGGAGAGGGAAAAGGAGTAAGAAAACGAGAATTATCAAGGGTCTACGGTGTCCAGTCTATATACGGGAATAATGTCCTCGCTAAGAAACCTTCCCTTGGAAACAACTGGAAGAGTCCGcttcgagaaaaagaaagaaagaagaaggaagtcGACCAACTTTAACATAATTGCAGAAGGATAATTGAATAGTTTAGTCACCATCTCTcgaacgcgataaaaattaccGTGTTTTCTCccatacgtataataatatatatatatatatatcattatacgtatgtatacgtGCTCGTAGTTGAGAAACGCggtactttttattaaaaaaccaGACACCATCCCGCGACGATTTTTTTCGTATTGGTCGGAAAGCTCTCTGTTCTTCTCGATCGGCTCGGTAATAATGCCGAGCTTTTGTGCATATTATCTGGAAGCAGAGAACGCGAGCAGAAATGAGGGTACTTCCTAGCTTCGTAGCCTTTAGAGGTCATTTTAGTCACTCGCGATTCCGATTTCTCCGTCGCGCCGTAACAGCcgaagaaacaaaggaaagtaaaatcgaacaaacgtaaaaattatCGCAGAGAAGCGCGTTGGAGAAACCGAAGGAATATGCCTTGAAAAGTACGAGAATCAAACCGCCTTAATCAGTATAGTTACTGTCGTCAAGTTATCGAGCTGTGTGTTTAGAAGTGGAACGAAGCTACGTACTGTCGTGGTGTTATTAACGTtactgtttctttcttttcgctttATACAATGATAGAGAAACGCACGACGAAGATCAACGCGAGGAGTAAAAGTAAAACGACAGGGACAAGAAAGGAAGAACAGATGGATCCTATATATTCTTAcggaattaaatttgatatacctatgataatattatttttatttaacttaaactcacacgtacacacacgaACATGATCGCGAATAATCACACACGTACACACTAACGCGAATCCCAACACGCGCGAAAACTGcacccttttttctctctctctctctctctctatctctatctatCGCTCCGCGATATTGTACAGTAAGACTCGTGCAAAATTCGAGTATAACGAACGACTAATTAAAACGACGGGGCTCGGGTGCACAgttgttagaaaaattcaaaatttttcaaattcaaggGTTCTTCGATGTATGAGATTTttaatgtacaaattttacatttgtattaCTCTAACGGttttaactaaatttttatttttcctatgTTAGCCTCGGAACGATTTTAACTCTCACACGGGCCCACAAGTGCACATATTCGCGAATGCGTGAAAACGCGAATTTTAAATGCAATCGACCTTCATGTTCGATCGTCGTACTTTTTCTCGAACAAGAAAGTCAATAAGGATCGAAATGATCTTGTTATCTCGCGTATCCGCGATATACGTTCGCGAGCATTTTTTGCATTAACCACATCAAAGTggagaaaatgataaaaaatcgaaaaaaaaaataaataaaaggaagagaaggaaaaagaatcaCGCGCATCCACACACGCATGCCGGACGAGTGTGCGACACGCACACGCGGAAAATCACTAATTGTGGCCTTATCCGCACgagtacataaaaataaaaaaaaaactaacgtcttacgaaaaataattagttGTTGATACGGTACTTGGTAGAGATGTGTTACCGTCGAGAAGAGAAAGGACAAACGTGCAAGAGAATAGGCTAACAAACGATAGCGTACCtctataacgaaataaaaggaaagcgaaagaataagaagcgaaaaaaaaatatcgtga
This sequence is a window from Bombus pyrosoma isolate SC7728 linkage group LG10, ASM1482585v1, whole genome shotgun sequence. Protein-coding genes within it:
- the LOC122571502 gene encoding four and a half LIM domains protein 2 isoform X12, whose translation is MATDTLSERLSTKLHLQTKKVGEDRIRRAKEKDEDIAIFSMFSLEGDPKFRCCLGKDCLLGDPKKADPGTKKMEYKTRQWHEKCFCCVVCKNPIGTKSFIPREQEIYCAACYEDKFATRCVKCNKIITSGGVTYKNEPWHRDCFTCSNCNNSLAGQRFTSRDDKPYCADCFGELFAKRCTACSKPITGIGGTRFISFEDRHWHNDCFICAGCKTSLVGRGFITDGEDIICPDCAKMKLM
- the LOC122571502 gene encoding four and a half LIM domains protein 2 isoform X11, with amino-acid sequence MNKDWHSGHFCCWQCDESLTGQRYVLRDEHPYCIKCYESVFANGCEECNKIIGIDSKDLSYKDKHWHEACFLCNRCRVSLVDKQFGSKVDKIYCGNCYDAQFASRCDGCGEIFRAGTKKMEYKTRQWHEKCFCCVVCKNPIGTKSFIPREQEIYCAACYEDKFATRCVKCNKIITSGGVTYKNEPWHRDCFTCSNCNNSLAGQRFTSRDDKPYCADCFGELFAKRCTACSKPITGIGGTRFISFEDRHWHNDCFICAGCKTSLVGRGFITDGEDIICPDCAKMKLM